In the genome of Deltaproteobacteria bacterium, one region contains:
- a CDS encoding FliA/WhiG family RNA polymerase sigma factor yields MMENTGRLNESKRDAMIREHVHLVKIIAHQVAIHLPPHIDVDDLVSAGTIGLLEAIERFDESRGVQFKTYASIRIRGAIMDELRSMDWMSRSLREKSNKIEHAFMEIEKRTGRPAEHEEVASFLGINCEELDALLHQVSGLSVLNLEDLGINREEGLDILECLADPEGKDPVMVYKLNELKRVVGSAVEGLPDKEKLIVSLYYYNELTMKEIGKVMDITESRVCQLHSQTMHRLKGRLRSYNDIEESTGTE; encoded by the coding sequence ATGATGGAGAACACAGGGAGGCTCAACGAATCCAAGAGGGATGCGATGATCCGGGAACACGTCCACCTGGTCAAGATCATTGCGCACCAGGTGGCCATCCACCTGCCGCCCCACATCGACGTGGACGATCTCGTAAGCGCCGGCACCATAGGGCTTCTCGAAGCCATAGAGCGCTTTGACGAAAGCAGGGGCGTCCAGTTCAAGACCTATGCGTCCATAAGGATTCGAGGCGCCATAATGGACGAGCTCAGGAGCATGGACTGGATGTCGCGGTCGCTGCGAGAGAAGTCCAACAAGATCGAGCACGCCTTCATGGAGATCGAGAAACGCACGGGACGCCCGGCGGAGCACGAGGAGGTGGCCAGCTTCCTCGGCATAAACTGCGAAGAGCTCGACGCCCTGCTCCATCAGGTAAGCGGCCTCAGCGTGCTCAACCTCGAAGACCTCGGCATAAACAGGGAGGAGGGGCTCGACATACTGGAGTGCCTGGCGGACCCGGAAGGAAAGGACCCGGTCATGGTCTACAAGCTCAACGAGCTCAAGCGCGTGGTCGGCAGCGCCGTGGAAGGACTGCCGGACAAGGAAAAGCTCATCGTCTCGCTCTATTACTACAACGAACTCACCATGAAGGAGATCGGCAAGGTCATGGACATAACCGAGTCCCGGGTCTGCCAGCTCCATAGCCAGACCATGCACAG